In Cryptomeria japonica chromosome 10, Sugi_1.0, whole genome shotgun sequence, a genomic segment contains:
- the LOC131039309 gene encoding subtilisin-like protease SBT1.6: protein MDVSWSLVRPLLDCLTFSFFCQYAASVDYASNYVIFMDKSAVPSEFSTHEQWYKSMISSVKDLSANPSSHIDDFYHYTYNTVMNGFSATLTQSELDMLEEMPGHLASLPDVVGHLHTTHSTEFLGLTPIAGLLPASRFGQDIIVALMDTGIWPESESFNDHGMEPVPAKWKGTCENGTAFHPSLCNRKLIGARSFKKGAVVMYGPINSTDDYDSARDFSGHGSHTSSTVGGNYVSNVSFYGYAPGTARGVAPAARVAMYKVSWTIGSASSDVLAGMESAIIDGADVLSLSLGFDSTTPYFIDFVALGAFAAIKKGLLVVCSAGNDGPSRQSIYNGAPWILTVGASTLDRAYQATLKLGDGSIVSGSSFYYSNTINDKLKISNTSLSYDIQDSACNENLVPEKVKGTVVLCMNDSFDIVEAAKAVGAVAVLIVTNRPYHVPIYPYSYFPFVVLNAHDGLALAKYYSSVADPVVEVDFGMTVLSIMPAPLMAEFSSRGPSIHSPNILKPDVIAPGVSILAAWIPTSPRENYGIDSGTSMSCPHVAGVSALLKAVHSEWSPAAIRSALMTTSYTLDNANNTITDVYDGKLTTPLDFGAGHIDPNKAMDPGLIYDINVEDYINYLCILNYTTKQIQLITGMFVSCSSGLDLGSDSLNYPSFIAVFNKNATSPFSSTFKRTLTNVVDGTSYYKAVVEVPKGLKVAVNPSNLHFTEKFQKQNFALTMEAETGMDVVYGFLTWIDNMGHAVKSPVVALFE from the coding sequence ATGGATGTAAGCTGGAGTCTGGTTCGTCCACTATTAGATTGCTTGACGTTCAGTTTCTTTTGTCAGTACGCTGCTTCTGTAGACTATGCCTCAAATTACGTTATTTTTATGGATAAATCTGCTGTCCCCAGTGAATTCTCCACCCACGAGCAGTGGTATAAGTCTATGATATCTTCTGTCAAAGATTTAAGCGCTAACCCCAGCTCCCACATAGATGATTTCTATCATTATACTTATAATACAGTCATGAATGGCTTCAGCGCCACGTTGACCCAGTCGGAGCTAGACATGCTGGAAGAGATGCCAGGGCATTTAGCATCATTACCCGATGTAGTGGGGCACCTCCATACCACTCATTCAACTGAATTTCTTGGTCTCACTCCTATTGCAGGTTTGTTGCCAGCGTCTCGATTTGGGCAAGACATTATTGTGGCATTGATGGACACCGGAATCTGGCCTGAGAGCGAGAGTTTCAATGACCATGGAATGGAACCTGTGCCAGCTAAGTGGAAGGGAACATGCGAGAATGGCACGGCTTTTCATCCCTCACTCTGTAACAGAAAGCTCATCGGTGCACGCTCTTTTAAGAAAGGAGCAGTGGTAATGTATGGGCCAATTAACTCGACTGATGACTATGACTCTGCAAGGGATTTTTCTGGTCATGGAAGCCATACGTCGTCAACTGTGGGAGGCAACTACGTGAGTAATGTCAGCTTCTATGGTTACGCTCCTGGAACAGCGCGAGGTGTGGCTCCGGCTGCTCGAGTTGCAATGTATAAAGTCTCTTGGACAATTGGGTCTGCAAGCTCTGACGTGCTTGCCGGCATGGAGAGTGCCATTATTGACGGAGCTgatgttctctctctttctcttggatTCGACAGCACGACACCTTATTTCATAGATTTTGTGGCACTAGGAGCTTTCGCAGCCATCAAGAAAGGACTTCTTGTTGTCTGCTCTGCAGGAAATGATGGGCCATCACGCCAAAGTATATATAATGGTGCGCCTTGGATATTGACAGTGGGAGCGAGCACACTCGATCGAGCATATCAAGCTACGTTGAAGTTGGGCGACGGATCCATTGTGAGTGGCTCCTCCTTTTACTATTCCAATACGATAAATGACAAGTTGAAGATATCAAATACTTCGCTCTCTTACGACATCCAAGATAGTGCATGCAACGAAAATCTAGTCCCTGAGAAAGTGAAGGGAACGGTGGTTTTATGCATGAATGATAGCTTTGAtattgttgaagctgcaaaagcCGTCGGAGCTGTCGCTGTTCTTATAGTAACAAACCGGCCATATCATGTTCCTATTTATCCATATAGTTATTTCCCTTTTGTAGTTTTAAATGCTCATGATGGACTAGCCCTTGCCAAATATTATTCTTCAGTGGCAGATCCTGTGGTGGAGGTAGATTTTGGCATGACAGTCTTGAGCATTATGCCCGCACCTTTAATGGCCGAATTTTCATCTAGAGGCCCAAGTATTCATAGCCCCAACATCCTGAAGCCCGACGTTATAGCACCTGGGGTAAGTATCCTAGCAGCCTGGATTCCAACTTCACCAAGAGAAAATTATGGTATAGATTCTGGGACATCCATGTCATGCCCACATGTAGCTGGGGTAAGCGCTTTGTTGAAAGCTGTTCACAGTGAGTGGAGTCCCGCGGCAATCAGATCTGCACTGATGACCACTTCCTATACGCTAGACAATGCCAACAACACTATTACTGATGTTTATGATGGAAAATTGACCACTCCCTTGGATTTTGGTGCAGGCCACATAGATCCTAATAAAGCTATGGACCCTGGTCTCATCTACGACATCAATGTAGAGGACTACATCAACTATTTGTGTATTTTGAATTACACCACCAAGCAAATTCAATTAATCACTGGGATGTTTGTTTCCTGTTCAAGTGGCCTCGACTTAGGTTCCGATAGTCTAAATTATCCTTCCTTCATTGCAGTATTCAACAAGAATGCCACTTCACCCTTCTCTTCAACATTCAAAAGAACATTGACGAATGTGGTGGATGGTACATCATATTATAAAGCAGTCGTTGAGGTACCGAAAGGACTCAAGGTAGCGGTAAATCCCTCCAACCTTCATTTCACTGAGAAATTTCAGAAGCAAAATTTTGCTCTTACTATGGAGGCTGAGACAGGTATGGATGTGGTGTATGGGTTTCTAACTTGGATTGATAACATGGGTCATGCGGTGAAAAGCCCTGTCGTAGCACTCTTTGAATAA